Proteins from a genomic interval of Nasonia vitripennis strain AsymCx chromosome 3, Nvit_psr_1.1, whole genome shotgun sequence:
- the LOC100122948 gene encoding cytoplasmic dynein 1 intermediate chain isoform X13, with product MMSDRKAELERKKAKLQAIREEKERRRREKEQKDVEEARIRASTTNKDQQKEVDALLSSFGVAPVSEVLSSLSSVNSLVTPEQSVTATPDTSLQPSSISSAHSAPKKRNRELTIVSVAHTNIPPKEPVVYTKQTQTAQVVHASHDGYYETDWWRPRKAHAFDYYDEYNLNPGLEWEDEFTVLTYDDGQAEDEESSLPHLDGFQSKLPPGILPHGLPQVKEVQPAITQVEKEKEKEKPKEVRELSEEEKQMIILSEEFKRFIDRSSRIVERALGEAVDIYTDYTGTMDGEDGMDDKSHQCLWLNRFFFDERWSRNRCVTAMDWSPQFPELLAAAYNNNDDTPNDPDGVCLVWNTKFKKTTPEFIFHCQSPVMSTTFARFHPNLILGGTYSGQVVLWDNRVQKRTPIQRTPLSAAAHTHPVYCLKVVGTQNAHNLISISTDGKMCSWSLDMLSQPQETLELQNKQSKQIAVTQLAFPSGDVNNFVVGSEDGTVYSACRHGTRAGVTETYEGHQGPITGVDTHAVPGGIDFSHLFLSSSLDWTIKLWSLKENKPLYSFEHNSDYVYDVAWSPSHPAVFAAVDDSGRLDLWNLNQDTEVPTASVIVDGCPALNRVSWTPSGLHVTVGDDSGKIWVYDVAEHLAHPRMDEWNKFLYCQQDFKNNKADEELDKLNLSSGPSSLSSMASMTSAPLR from the exons ATGATGTCCGATCGCAAGGCAGAATTAGAAAGGAAAAAGGCCAAGCTTCAAGCCATCAGGGAAGAaaaggagagaagaagaagggaAAAAGAGCAAAAAGAT GTTGAAGAAGCTAGGATTCGGGCTTCAACGACCAACAAAGATCAACAGAAGGAGGTCGATGCATTGTTGTCGTCATTTGGTGTTGCACCAGTCTCAG AGGTGCTATCAAGTTTATCCAGTGTAAATTCGCTAGTTACTCCAGAGCAGAGTGTTACGGCTACTCCAGACACCAGCTTGCAGCCAAGTAGTATAAGCTCAGCACACAG TGCACCGAAGAAGAGGAATCGCGAACTCACCATAGTTTCAGTAGCGCACACAAACATTCCACCCAAAGAGCCGGTTGTCTACACTAAGCAAACGCAAACAGCGCAGGTCGTCCACGCAAGCCACGACG GCTACTATGAGACCGACTGGTGGCGTCCCAGGAAAG CTCATGCATTCGACTATTACG ACGAGTACAATCTAAACCCTGGTTTAGAATGGGAGGACGAGTTTACAG TTTTGACATATGACGACGGCCAAGCCGAGGATGAAGAGAGCAGTCTGCCGCATCTCGATGGCTTTCAAAGCAAGCTGCCGCCGGGGATCCTGCCCCACGGACTGCCCCAGGTCAAGGAGGTGCAGCCGGCCATCACCCAGGtggagaaggagaaggagaaggagaagcCGAAGGAAG TGCGGGAGCTGAGCGAGGAAGAGAAGCAGATGATCATCCTGTCGGAGGAGTTCAAGCGCTTCATCGACAGGTCGAGCAGAATCGTCGAGCGGGCGCTCGGCGAAGCCGTCGACATTTACACGGACTACACCGGCACGATGGACGGGGAGGACGGAAT GGACGACAAGAGCCACCAGTGCCTCTGGCTGAACCGCTTCTTCTTCGACGAGCGCTGGTCGCGCAACCGCTGCGTCACCGCCATGGACTGGTCGCCGCAGTTCCCCGAGCTGCTCGCCGCCGCCTacaacaacaacgacgacACGCCCAACGACCCGGACGGCGTCTGCCTCGTCTGGAACACCAAGTTCAAGAAGACCACGCCCGAGTTCATCTTCCACTGTCAGTCGCCCGTCATGTCCACCACCTTCGCCAGGTTTCACCCGAACCTCATCCTCGGCGGCACCTACTCGGGCCAGGTCGTCCTCTGGGACAACCGGGTGCAGAAGAGGACCCCCATACAGCGCACGCCCCTCTCCGCCGCCGCGCACACA CACCCGGTCTACTGCCTCAAGGTGGTCGGCACGCAGAACGCGCACAACCTCATCAGCATATCGACCGACGGGAAGATGTGCTCCTGGAGCCTGGACATGCTGTCGCAGCCGCAGGAGACGCTCGAGCTGCAGAACAAGCAGTCCAAGCAGATCGCCGTGACGCAGCTGGCCTTCCCCAGCGGGGACGTGAACAACTTCGTCGTCGGCAGCGAGGACGGGACCGTCTATTCCG CTTGCCGACACGGCACGAGGGCAGGCGTGACCGAGACCTACGAGGGACACCAGGGCCCCATCACGGGCGTCGACACGCACGCGGTGCCCGGCGGCATCGACTTCTCCCACCTCTTCCTCAGCTCCTCCCTCGACTGGACCATCAAACTCTGGAGCCTCAAGGAGAACAAGCCGCTCTACTCGTTCGAGCACAACAGCGACTACGTCTACGACGTGGCCTGGTCGCCGAGTCATCCGGCCGTCTTTGCCGCGGTCGACGACTCGGGCCGGCTCGATCTGTGGAACCTCAACCAGGACACTGAAGTGCCCACGGCCAGCGTCATCGTCGACGGCTGCCCCGCGTTGAACCGAGTCTCCTGGACGCCGAGTGGTCTCCACGTCACGGTTGGCGATGACAGTGGAAAGATCTGGGTCTACGATGTCGCTGAG CATCTGGCGCACCCCCGGATGGACGAGTGGAACAAATTCTTGTACTGTCAGCAAGAtttcaaaaacaacaaagccgacGAAGAATTGGACAAACTGAACCTTAGCTCGGGACCATCGTCGCTGTCGTCGATGGCTTCGATGACTTCGGCTCCGCTTAGATAA
- the LOC100122948 gene encoding cytoplasmic dynein 1 intermediate chain isoform X21: protein MMSDRKAELERKKAKLQAIREEKERRRREKEQKDVEEARIRASTTNKDQQKEVDALLSSFGVAPVSEVLSSLSSVNSLVTPEQSVTATPDTSLQPSSISSAHSAPKKRNRELTIVSVAHTNIPPKEPVVYTKQTQTAQVVHASHDDEYNLNPGLEWEDEFTVLTYDDGQAEDEESSLPHLDGFQSKLPPGILPHGLPQVKEVQPAITQVEKEKEKEKPKEVRELSEEEKQMIILSEEFKRFIDRSSRIVERALGEAVDIYTDYTGTMDGEDGMDDKSHQCLWLNRFFFDERWSRNRCVTAMDWSPQFPELLAAAYNNNDDTPNDPDGVCLVWNTKFKKTTPEFIFHCQSPVMSTTFARFHPNLILGGTYSGQVVLWDNRVQKRTPIQRTPLSAAAHTHPVYCLKVVGTQNAHNLISISTDGKMCSWSLDMLSQPQETLELQNKQSKQIAVTQLAFPSGDVNNFVVGSEDGTVYSACRHGTRAGVTETYEGHQGPITGVDTHAVPGGIDFSHLFLSSSLDWTIKLWSLKENKPLYSFEHNSDYVYDVAWSPSHPAVFAAVDDSGRLDLWNLNQDTEVPTASVIVDGCPALNRVSWTPSGLHVTVGDDSGKIWVYDVAEHLAHPRMDEWNKFLYCQQDFKNNKADEELDKLNLSSGPSSLSSMASMTSAPLR from the exons ATGATGTCCGATCGCAAGGCAGAATTAGAAAGGAAAAAGGCCAAGCTTCAAGCCATCAGGGAAGAaaaggagagaagaagaagggaAAAAGAGCAAAAAGAT GTTGAAGAAGCTAGGATTCGGGCTTCAACGACCAACAAAGATCAACAGAAGGAGGTCGATGCATTGTTGTCGTCATTTGGTGTTGCACCAGTCTCAG AGGTGCTATCAAGTTTATCCAGTGTAAATTCGCTAGTTACTCCAGAGCAGAGTGTTACGGCTACTCCAGACACCAGCTTGCAGCCAAGTAGTATAAGCTCAGCACACAG TGCACCGAAGAAGAGGAATCGCGAACTCACCATAGTTTCAGTAGCGCACACAAACATTCCACCCAAAGAGCCGGTTGTCTACACTAAGCAAACGCAAACAGCGCAGGTCGTCCACGCAAGCCACGACG ACGAGTACAATCTAAACCCTGGTTTAGAATGGGAGGACGAGTTTACAG TTTTGACATATGACGACGGCCAAGCCGAGGATGAAGAGAGCAGTCTGCCGCATCTCGATGGCTTTCAAAGCAAGCTGCCGCCGGGGATCCTGCCCCACGGACTGCCCCAGGTCAAGGAGGTGCAGCCGGCCATCACCCAGGtggagaaggagaaggagaaggagaagcCGAAGGAAG TGCGGGAGCTGAGCGAGGAAGAGAAGCAGATGATCATCCTGTCGGAGGAGTTCAAGCGCTTCATCGACAGGTCGAGCAGAATCGTCGAGCGGGCGCTCGGCGAAGCCGTCGACATTTACACGGACTACACCGGCACGATGGACGGGGAGGACGGAAT GGACGACAAGAGCCACCAGTGCCTCTGGCTGAACCGCTTCTTCTTCGACGAGCGCTGGTCGCGCAACCGCTGCGTCACCGCCATGGACTGGTCGCCGCAGTTCCCCGAGCTGCTCGCCGCCGCCTacaacaacaacgacgacACGCCCAACGACCCGGACGGCGTCTGCCTCGTCTGGAACACCAAGTTCAAGAAGACCACGCCCGAGTTCATCTTCCACTGTCAGTCGCCCGTCATGTCCACCACCTTCGCCAGGTTTCACCCGAACCTCATCCTCGGCGGCACCTACTCGGGCCAGGTCGTCCTCTGGGACAACCGGGTGCAGAAGAGGACCCCCATACAGCGCACGCCCCTCTCCGCCGCCGCGCACACA CACCCGGTCTACTGCCTCAAGGTGGTCGGCACGCAGAACGCGCACAACCTCATCAGCATATCGACCGACGGGAAGATGTGCTCCTGGAGCCTGGACATGCTGTCGCAGCCGCAGGAGACGCTCGAGCTGCAGAACAAGCAGTCCAAGCAGATCGCCGTGACGCAGCTGGCCTTCCCCAGCGGGGACGTGAACAACTTCGTCGTCGGCAGCGAGGACGGGACCGTCTATTCCG CTTGCCGACACGGCACGAGGGCAGGCGTGACCGAGACCTACGAGGGACACCAGGGCCCCATCACGGGCGTCGACACGCACGCGGTGCCCGGCGGCATCGACTTCTCCCACCTCTTCCTCAGCTCCTCCCTCGACTGGACCATCAAACTCTGGAGCCTCAAGGAGAACAAGCCGCTCTACTCGTTCGAGCACAACAGCGACTACGTCTACGACGTGGCCTGGTCGCCGAGTCATCCGGCCGTCTTTGCCGCGGTCGACGACTCGGGCCGGCTCGATCTGTGGAACCTCAACCAGGACACTGAAGTGCCCACGGCCAGCGTCATCGTCGACGGCTGCCCCGCGTTGAACCGAGTCTCCTGGACGCCGAGTGGTCTCCACGTCACGGTTGGCGATGACAGTGGAAAGATCTGGGTCTACGATGTCGCTGAG CATCTGGCGCACCCCCGGATGGACGAGTGGAACAAATTCTTGTACTGTCAGCAAGAtttcaaaaacaacaaagccgacGAAGAATTGGACAAACTGAACCTTAGCTCGGGACCATCGTCGCTGTCGTCGATGGCTTCGATGACTTCGGCTCCGCTTAGATAA
- the LOC100122948 gene encoding cytoplasmic dynein 1 intermediate chain isoform X14, translated as MMSDRKAELERKKAKLQAIREEKERRRREKEQKDVEEARIRASTTNKDQQKEVDALLSSFGVAPVSEVLSSLSSVNSLVTPEQSVTATPDTSLQPSSISSAHSAPKKRNRELTIVSVAHTNIPPKEPVVYTKQTQTAQVVHASHDGYYETDWWRPRKDEYNLNPGLEWEDEFTVLTYDDGQAEDEESSLPHLDGFQSKLPPGILPHGLPQVKEVQPAITQVEKEKEKEKPKEVRELSEEEKQMIILSEEFKRFIDRSSRIVERALGEAVDIYTDYTGTMDGEDGMDDKSHQCLWLNRFFFDERWSRNRCVTAMDWSPQFPELLAAAYNNNDDTPNDPDGVCLVWNTKFKKTTPEFIFHCQSPVMSTTFARFHPNLILGGTYSGQVVLWDNRVQKRTPIQRTPLSAAAHTHPVYCLKVVGTQNAHNLISISTDGKMCSWSLDMLSQPQETLELQNKQSKQIAVTQLAFPSGDVNNFVVGSEDGTVYSACRHGTRAGVTETYEGHQGPITGVDTHAVPGGIDFSHLFLSSSLDWTIKLWSLKENKPLYSFEHNSDYVYDVAWSPSHPAVFAAVDDSGRLDLWNLNQDTEVPTASVIVDGCPALNRVSWTPSGLHVTVGDDSGKIWVYDVAEHLAHPRMDEWNKFLYCQQDFKNNKADEELDKLNLSSGPSSLSSMASMTSAPLR; from the exons ATGATGTCCGATCGCAAGGCAGAATTAGAAAGGAAAAAGGCCAAGCTTCAAGCCATCAGGGAAGAaaaggagagaagaagaagggaAAAAGAGCAAAAAGAT GTTGAAGAAGCTAGGATTCGGGCTTCAACGACCAACAAAGATCAACAGAAGGAGGTCGATGCATTGTTGTCGTCATTTGGTGTTGCACCAGTCTCAG AGGTGCTATCAAGTTTATCCAGTGTAAATTCGCTAGTTACTCCAGAGCAGAGTGTTACGGCTACTCCAGACACCAGCTTGCAGCCAAGTAGTATAAGCTCAGCACACAG TGCACCGAAGAAGAGGAATCGCGAACTCACCATAGTTTCAGTAGCGCACACAAACATTCCACCCAAAGAGCCGGTTGTCTACACTAAGCAAACGCAAACAGCGCAGGTCGTCCACGCAAGCCACGACG GCTACTATGAGACCGACTGGTGGCGTCCCAGGAAAG ACGAGTACAATCTAAACCCTGGTTTAGAATGGGAGGACGAGTTTACAG TTTTGACATATGACGACGGCCAAGCCGAGGATGAAGAGAGCAGTCTGCCGCATCTCGATGGCTTTCAAAGCAAGCTGCCGCCGGGGATCCTGCCCCACGGACTGCCCCAGGTCAAGGAGGTGCAGCCGGCCATCACCCAGGtggagaaggagaaggagaaggagaagcCGAAGGAAG TGCGGGAGCTGAGCGAGGAAGAGAAGCAGATGATCATCCTGTCGGAGGAGTTCAAGCGCTTCATCGACAGGTCGAGCAGAATCGTCGAGCGGGCGCTCGGCGAAGCCGTCGACATTTACACGGACTACACCGGCACGATGGACGGGGAGGACGGAAT GGACGACAAGAGCCACCAGTGCCTCTGGCTGAACCGCTTCTTCTTCGACGAGCGCTGGTCGCGCAACCGCTGCGTCACCGCCATGGACTGGTCGCCGCAGTTCCCCGAGCTGCTCGCCGCCGCCTacaacaacaacgacgacACGCCCAACGACCCGGACGGCGTCTGCCTCGTCTGGAACACCAAGTTCAAGAAGACCACGCCCGAGTTCATCTTCCACTGTCAGTCGCCCGTCATGTCCACCACCTTCGCCAGGTTTCACCCGAACCTCATCCTCGGCGGCACCTACTCGGGCCAGGTCGTCCTCTGGGACAACCGGGTGCAGAAGAGGACCCCCATACAGCGCACGCCCCTCTCCGCCGCCGCGCACACA CACCCGGTCTACTGCCTCAAGGTGGTCGGCACGCAGAACGCGCACAACCTCATCAGCATATCGACCGACGGGAAGATGTGCTCCTGGAGCCTGGACATGCTGTCGCAGCCGCAGGAGACGCTCGAGCTGCAGAACAAGCAGTCCAAGCAGATCGCCGTGACGCAGCTGGCCTTCCCCAGCGGGGACGTGAACAACTTCGTCGTCGGCAGCGAGGACGGGACCGTCTATTCCG CTTGCCGACACGGCACGAGGGCAGGCGTGACCGAGACCTACGAGGGACACCAGGGCCCCATCACGGGCGTCGACACGCACGCGGTGCCCGGCGGCATCGACTTCTCCCACCTCTTCCTCAGCTCCTCCCTCGACTGGACCATCAAACTCTGGAGCCTCAAGGAGAACAAGCCGCTCTACTCGTTCGAGCACAACAGCGACTACGTCTACGACGTGGCCTGGTCGCCGAGTCATCCGGCCGTCTTTGCCGCGGTCGACGACTCGGGCCGGCTCGATCTGTGGAACCTCAACCAGGACACTGAAGTGCCCACGGCCAGCGTCATCGTCGACGGCTGCCCCGCGTTGAACCGAGTCTCCTGGACGCCGAGTGGTCTCCACGTCACGGTTGGCGATGACAGTGGAAAGATCTGGGTCTACGATGTCGCTGAG CATCTGGCGCACCCCCGGATGGACGAGTGGAACAAATTCTTGTACTGTCAGCAAGAtttcaaaaacaacaaagccgacGAAGAATTGGACAAACTGAACCTTAGCTCGGGACCATCGTCGCTGTCGTCGATGGCTTCGATGACTTCGGCTCCGCTTAGATAA
- the LOC100122948 gene encoding cytoplasmic dynein 1 intermediate chain isoform X9, whose protein sequence is MMSDRKAELERKKAKLQAIREEKERRRREKEQKDVEEARIRASTTNKDQQKEVDALLSSFGVAPVSEVLSSLSSVNSLVTPEQSVTATPDTSLQPSSISSAHSAPKKRNRELTIVSVAHTNIPPKEPVVYTKQTQTAQVVHASHDGLSASSSTYTIYSSCSTTTPTHSCSAGYYETDWWRPRKDEYNLNPGLEWEDEFTAEDEESSLPHLDGFQSKLPPGILPHGLPQVKEVQPAITQVEKEKEKEKPKEVRELSEEEKQMIILSEEFKRFIDRSSRIVERALGEAVDIYTDYTGTMDGEDGMDDKSHQCLWLNRFFFDERWSRNRCVTAMDWSPQFPELLAAAYNNNDDTPNDPDGVCLVWNTKFKKTTPEFIFHCQSPVMSTTFARFHPNLILGGTYSGQVVLWDNRVQKRTPIQRTPLSAAAHTHPVYCLKVVGTQNAHNLISISTDGKMCSWSLDMLSQPQETLELQNKQSKQIAVTQLAFPSGDVNNFVVGSEDGTVYSACRHGTRAGVTETYEGHQGPITGVDTHAVPGGIDFSHLFLSSSLDWTIKLWSLKENKPLYSFEHNSDYVYDVAWSPSHPAVFAAVDDSGRLDLWNLNQDTEVPTASVIVDGCPALNRVSWTPSGLHVTVGDDSGKIWVYDVAEHLAHPRMDEWNKFLYCQQDFKNNKADEELDKLNLSSGPSSLSSMASMTSAPLR, encoded by the exons ATGATGTCCGATCGCAAGGCAGAATTAGAAAGGAAAAAGGCCAAGCTTCAAGCCATCAGGGAAGAaaaggagagaagaagaagggaAAAAGAGCAAAAAGAT GTTGAAGAAGCTAGGATTCGGGCTTCAACGACCAACAAAGATCAACAGAAGGAGGTCGATGCATTGTTGTCGTCATTTGGTGTTGCACCAGTCTCAG AGGTGCTATCAAGTTTATCCAGTGTAAATTCGCTAGTTACTCCAGAGCAGAGTGTTACGGCTACTCCAGACACCAGCTTGCAGCCAAGTAGTATAAGCTCAGCACACAG TGCACCGAAGAAGAGGAATCGCGAACTCACCATAGTTTCAGTAGCGCACACAAACATTCCACCCAAAGAGCCGGTTGTCTACACTAAGCAAACGCAAACAGCGCAGGTCGTCCACGCAAGCCACGACG GACTGTCCGCCTCCTCTTCCACATACACCATCTACTCCTCCTGTTCGACAACCACACCAACTCATTCTTGCTCCGCAGGCTACTATGAGACCGACTGGTGGCGTCCCAGGAAAG ACGAGTACAATCTAAACCCTGGTTTAGAATGGGAGGACGAGTTTACAG CCGAGGATGAAGAGAGCAGTCTGCCGCATCTCGATGGCTTTCAAAGCAAGCTGCCGCCGGGGATCCTGCCCCACGGACTGCCCCAGGTCAAGGAGGTGCAGCCGGCCATCACCCAGGtggagaaggagaaggagaaggagaagcCGAAGGAAG TGCGGGAGCTGAGCGAGGAAGAGAAGCAGATGATCATCCTGTCGGAGGAGTTCAAGCGCTTCATCGACAGGTCGAGCAGAATCGTCGAGCGGGCGCTCGGCGAAGCCGTCGACATTTACACGGACTACACCGGCACGATGGACGGGGAGGACGGAAT GGACGACAAGAGCCACCAGTGCCTCTGGCTGAACCGCTTCTTCTTCGACGAGCGCTGGTCGCGCAACCGCTGCGTCACCGCCATGGACTGGTCGCCGCAGTTCCCCGAGCTGCTCGCCGCCGCCTacaacaacaacgacgacACGCCCAACGACCCGGACGGCGTCTGCCTCGTCTGGAACACCAAGTTCAAGAAGACCACGCCCGAGTTCATCTTCCACTGTCAGTCGCCCGTCATGTCCACCACCTTCGCCAGGTTTCACCCGAACCTCATCCTCGGCGGCACCTACTCGGGCCAGGTCGTCCTCTGGGACAACCGGGTGCAGAAGAGGACCCCCATACAGCGCACGCCCCTCTCCGCCGCCGCGCACACA CACCCGGTCTACTGCCTCAAGGTGGTCGGCACGCAGAACGCGCACAACCTCATCAGCATATCGACCGACGGGAAGATGTGCTCCTGGAGCCTGGACATGCTGTCGCAGCCGCAGGAGACGCTCGAGCTGCAGAACAAGCAGTCCAAGCAGATCGCCGTGACGCAGCTGGCCTTCCCCAGCGGGGACGTGAACAACTTCGTCGTCGGCAGCGAGGACGGGACCGTCTATTCCG CTTGCCGACACGGCACGAGGGCAGGCGTGACCGAGACCTACGAGGGACACCAGGGCCCCATCACGGGCGTCGACACGCACGCGGTGCCCGGCGGCATCGACTTCTCCCACCTCTTCCTCAGCTCCTCCCTCGACTGGACCATCAAACTCTGGAGCCTCAAGGAGAACAAGCCGCTCTACTCGTTCGAGCACAACAGCGACTACGTCTACGACGTGGCCTGGTCGCCGAGTCATCCGGCCGTCTTTGCCGCGGTCGACGACTCGGGCCGGCTCGATCTGTGGAACCTCAACCAGGACACTGAAGTGCCCACGGCCAGCGTCATCGTCGACGGCTGCCCCGCGTTGAACCGAGTCTCCTGGACGCCGAGTGGTCTCCACGTCACGGTTGGCGATGACAGTGGAAAGATCTGGGTCTACGATGTCGCTGAG CATCTGGCGCACCCCCGGATGGACGAGTGGAACAAATTCTTGTACTGTCAGCAAGAtttcaaaaacaacaaagccgacGAAGAATTGGACAAACTGAACCTTAGCTCGGGACCATCGTCGCTGTCGTCGATGGCTTCGATGACTTCGGCTCCGCTTAGATAA
- the LOC100122948 gene encoding cytoplasmic dynein 1 intermediate chain isoform X19: MMSDRKAELERKKAKLQAIREEKERRRREKEQKDVEEARIRASTTNKDQQKEVDALLSSFGVAPVSEVLSSLSSVNSLVTPEQSVTATPDTSLQPSSISSAHSAPKKRNRELTIVSVAHTNIPPKEPVVYTKQTQTAQVVHASHDGYYETDWWRPRKDEYNLNPGLEWEDEFTAEDEESSLPHLDGFQSKLPPGILPHGLPQVKEVQPAITQVEKEKEKEKPKEVRELSEEEKQMIILSEEFKRFIDRSSRIVERALGEAVDIYTDYTGTMDGEDGMDDKSHQCLWLNRFFFDERWSRNRCVTAMDWSPQFPELLAAAYNNNDDTPNDPDGVCLVWNTKFKKTTPEFIFHCQSPVMSTTFARFHPNLILGGTYSGQVVLWDNRVQKRTPIQRTPLSAAAHTHPVYCLKVVGTQNAHNLISISTDGKMCSWSLDMLSQPQETLELQNKQSKQIAVTQLAFPSGDVNNFVVGSEDGTVYSACRHGTRAGVTETYEGHQGPITGVDTHAVPGGIDFSHLFLSSSLDWTIKLWSLKENKPLYSFEHNSDYVYDVAWSPSHPAVFAAVDDSGRLDLWNLNQDTEVPTASVIVDGCPALNRVSWTPSGLHVTVGDDSGKIWVYDVAEHLAHPRMDEWNKFLYCQQDFKNNKADEELDKLNLSSGPSSLSSMASMTSAPLR, encoded by the exons ATGATGTCCGATCGCAAGGCAGAATTAGAAAGGAAAAAGGCCAAGCTTCAAGCCATCAGGGAAGAaaaggagagaagaagaagggaAAAAGAGCAAAAAGAT GTTGAAGAAGCTAGGATTCGGGCTTCAACGACCAACAAAGATCAACAGAAGGAGGTCGATGCATTGTTGTCGTCATTTGGTGTTGCACCAGTCTCAG AGGTGCTATCAAGTTTATCCAGTGTAAATTCGCTAGTTACTCCAGAGCAGAGTGTTACGGCTACTCCAGACACCAGCTTGCAGCCAAGTAGTATAAGCTCAGCACACAG TGCACCGAAGAAGAGGAATCGCGAACTCACCATAGTTTCAGTAGCGCACACAAACATTCCACCCAAAGAGCCGGTTGTCTACACTAAGCAAACGCAAACAGCGCAGGTCGTCCACGCAAGCCACGACG GCTACTATGAGACCGACTGGTGGCGTCCCAGGAAAG ACGAGTACAATCTAAACCCTGGTTTAGAATGGGAGGACGAGTTTACAG CCGAGGATGAAGAGAGCAGTCTGCCGCATCTCGATGGCTTTCAAAGCAAGCTGCCGCCGGGGATCCTGCCCCACGGACTGCCCCAGGTCAAGGAGGTGCAGCCGGCCATCACCCAGGtggagaaggagaaggagaaggagaagcCGAAGGAAG TGCGGGAGCTGAGCGAGGAAGAGAAGCAGATGATCATCCTGTCGGAGGAGTTCAAGCGCTTCATCGACAGGTCGAGCAGAATCGTCGAGCGGGCGCTCGGCGAAGCCGTCGACATTTACACGGACTACACCGGCACGATGGACGGGGAGGACGGAAT GGACGACAAGAGCCACCAGTGCCTCTGGCTGAACCGCTTCTTCTTCGACGAGCGCTGGTCGCGCAACCGCTGCGTCACCGCCATGGACTGGTCGCCGCAGTTCCCCGAGCTGCTCGCCGCCGCCTacaacaacaacgacgacACGCCCAACGACCCGGACGGCGTCTGCCTCGTCTGGAACACCAAGTTCAAGAAGACCACGCCCGAGTTCATCTTCCACTGTCAGTCGCCCGTCATGTCCACCACCTTCGCCAGGTTTCACCCGAACCTCATCCTCGGCGGCACCTACTCGGGCCAGGTCGTCCTCTGGGACAACCGGGTGCAGAAGAGGACCCCCATACAGCGCACGCCCCTCTCCGCCGCCGCGCACACA CACCCGGTCTACTGCCTCAAGGTGGTCGGCACGCAGAACGCGCACAACCTCATCAGCATATCGACCGACGGGAAGATGTGCTCCTGGAGCCTGGACATGCTGTCGCAGCCGCAGGAGACGCTCGAGCTGCAGAACAAGCAGTCCAAGCAGATCGCCGTGACGCAGCTGGCCTTCCCCAGCGGGGACGTGAACAACTTCGTCGTCGGCAGCGAGGACGGGACCGTCTATTCCG CTTGCCGACACGGCACGAGGGCAGGCGTGACCGAGACCTACGAGGGACACCAGGGCCCCATCACGGGCGTCGACACGCACGCGGTGCCCGGCGGCATCGACTTCTCCCACCTCTTCCTCAGCTCCTCCCTCGACTGGACCATCAAACTCTGGAGCCTCAAGGAGAACAAGCCGCTCTACTCGTTCGAGCACAACAGCGACTACGTCTACGACGTGGCCTGGTCGCCGAGTCATCCGGCCGTCTTTGCCGCGGTCGACGACTCGGGCCGGCTCGATCTGTGGAACCTCAACCAGGACACTGAAGTGCCCACGGCCAGCGTCATCGTCGACGGCTGCCCCGCGTTGAACCGAGTCTCCTGGACGCCGAGTGGTCTCCACGTCACGGTTGGCGATGACAGTGGAAAGATCTGGGTCTACGATGTCGCTGAG CATCTGGCGCACCCCCGGATGGACGAGTGGAACAAATTCTTGTACTGTCAGCAAGAtttcaaaaacaacaaagccgacGAAGAATTGGACAAACTGAACCTTAGCTCGGGACCATCGTCGCTGTCGTCGATGGCTTCGATGACTTCGGCTCCGCTTAGATAA